From Myxocyprinus asiaticus isolate MX2 ecotype Aquarium Trade chromosome 49, UBuf_Myxa_2, whole genome shotgun sequence, a single genomic window includes:
- the stx6 gene encoding syntaxin-6 isoform X2, translating into MSMEDPFFVVKGEVQKAVNSAQALHQRWIELLQEPGGASKEEVDWTTNELRNSLRSIEWDLEDLDETISIVEANPKKFNLVAMELAKRKAFITSTRQTVKDMKELMASPMSISVSERKNRQTLIGDGGSRGPIWQPSGDKYTRLDKELHSANSQFIEDQQTQQQVIAEQQDEQLELVSGTIGVLKNMSQRIGQELDEQAVSTTMVCYRHSAGHPVRCDLTLHCSVNKTPSFATTAHLLPANIH; encoded by the exons ATGTCGATGGAAGATCCGTTTTTTGTGGTGAAAGG AGAGGTGCAGAAGGCTGTGAACAGCGCTCAAGCGCTGCATCAAAGATGGATAGAACTGCTACAAGAACCAGGTGGTGCCAGTAAGGAGGAGGTGGACTGGACCACCAATGAACTGCGGAACAGCTTGAGGTCCATTGAATGGGACTTGGAGGACTTGGATGAGACCATCA GTATTGTGGAGGCCAATCCAAAGAAGTTCAATCTTGTTGCGATGGAGCTGGCCAAGAGAAAAGCTTTCATCACTAGCACAAGACAAACGGTCAAG GATATGAAAGAACTCATGGCTAGTCCAATGTCAATTTCAGTGTCAGAGAGGAAAAATCGACAG ACTTTGATTGGTGATGGTGGGTCTCGTGGACCAATCTGGCAACCCAGCGGTGATAAGTACACTAGACTTGACAAGGAGCTGCATTCTGCAAACTCCCAGTTCATTGAGGACCAACAGACCCAACAGCAG GTCATAGCAGAACAGCAAGATGAGCAGTTGGAGTTGGTGTCGGGAACCATCGGCGTCTTGAAGAATATGTCGCAAAGGATCGGCCAAGAGCTGGATGAGCAAGCTGT ATCGACGACAATGGTGTGCTATCGGCATTCTGCTGGCCATCCTGTTCGTTGTGATCTTACTCTTCATTGTTCTGTGAACAAAACTCCGTCCTTTGCCACTACAGCTCATCTCTTACCTGCAAATATCCATTAA
- the stx6 gene encoding syntaxin-6 isoform X1 — protein MSMEDPFFVVKGEVQKAVNSAQALHQRWIELLQEPGGASKEEVDWTTNELRNSLRSIEWDLEDLDETISIVEANPKKFNLVAMELAKRKAFITSTRQTVKDMKELMASPMSISVSERKNRQTLIGDGGSRGPIWQPSGDKYTRLDKELHSANSQFIEDQQTQQQVIAEQQDEQLELVSGTIGVLKNMSQRIGQELDEQAVMLDDFSHEMDSTQSRLDNVMKKLAKVSHMTSDRRQWCAIGILLAILFVVILLFIVL, from the exons ATGTCGATGGAAGATCCGTTTTTTGTGGTGAAAGG AGAGGTGCAGAAGGCTGTGAACAGCGCTCAAGCGCTGCATCAAAGATGGATAGAACTGCTACAAGAACCAGGTGGTGCCAGTAAGGAGGAGGTGGACTGGACCACCAATGAACTGCGGAACAGCTTGAGGTCCATTGAATGGGACTTGGAGGACTTGGATGAGACCATCA GTATTGTGGAGGCCAATCCAAAGAAGTTCAATCTTGTTGCGATGGAGCTGGCCAAGAGAAAAGCTTTCATCACTAGCACAAGACAAACGGTCAAG GATATGAAAGAACTCATGGCTAGTCCAATGTCAATTTCAGTGTCAGAGAGGAAAAATCGACAG ACTTTGATTGGTGATGGTGGGTCTCGTGGACCAATCTGGCAACCCAGCGGTGATAAGTACACTAGACTTGACAAGGAGCTGCATTCTGCAAACTCCCAGTTCATTGAGGACCAACAGACCCAACAGCAG GTCATAGCAGAACAGCAAGATGAGCAGTTGGAGTTGGTGTCGGGAACCATCGGCGTCTTGAAGAATATGTCGCAAAGGATCGGCCAAGAGCTGGATGAGCAAGCTGT AATGCTGGATGACTTTTCACATGAGATGGACAGCACTCAGTCCAGACTTGATAATGTCATGAAGAAACTGGCTAAAGTTTCTCACATGACCAGTG ATCGACGACAATGGTGTGCTATCGGCATTCTGCTGGCCATCCTGTTCGTTGTGATCTTACTCTTCATTGTTCTGTGA